One window from the genome of Hippocampus zosterae strain Florida chromosome 7, ASM2543408v3, whole genome shotgun sequence encodes:
- the LOC127604948 gene encoding histidine-rich glycoprotein-like codes for MAAVWLLLLLAHAVWIDRATQDVYDAGLRQRRVSDVSSNDVSLDEAFELLQAWNSVLKLKSKVAARDDSMSADHPSHSMSADRHDMNYPSHSMSADHHPSHNVSPSHSMSADYPSHSMSADYPSHSMSADHHPSHNVSANHSMSADYPSHSMSADHHPSHNVSANHNMSADYPSHSMSADHNVSANHSMSADYPSHSMSADHSMSADHHPSHNVSANHSMIADYPSHSMSADHHPSHNDSANHSMSADYPSHSMSADHRHSMSADHHPSHSMSANHSMSADYPNHSRSHERRLPQPQ; via the exons ATGGCTGCTGTTTGGCTCCTGCTCCTTCTGGCGCATGCGGTCTGGATCGACAGag CTACGCAAGATGTATATGATGCTGGGCTTAGACAGAGACGTGTGTCAG ATGTGTCTTCCAATGATGTTTCGCTGGATGAGGCTTTTGAACTTCTCCAGGCTTGGAATTCTGTGCTGAAGCTAAAAAGTAAAG TGGCAGCCAGAGATGACTCAATGAGCGCCGACCACCCAAGCCACAGCATGAGCGCCGACCGCCACGACATGA ACTACCCCAGCCACAGCATGAGCGCCGACCACCACCCCAGCCACAACGTGAGCCCCAGCCACAGCATGAGCGCAGACTACCCCAGCCACAGCATGAGCGCAGACTACCCCAGCCACAGCATGAGCGCCGACCACCACCCCAGCCACAACGTGAGCGCCAACCACAGCATGAGCGCTGACTACCCCAGTCACAGCATGAGTGCCGACCACCACCCCAGCCACAACGTGAGCGCCAACCACAACATGAGCGCAGACTACCCCAGCCACAGCATGAGCGCCGACCACAACGTGAGCGCCAACCACAGCATGAGCGCTGACTACCCCAGCCACAGCATGAGCGCCGACCACAGCATGAGCGCCGACCACCACCCCAGCCACAACGTGAGCGCCAACCACAGCATGATCGCTGACTACCCCAGTCACAGCATGAGCGCCGACCACCACCCCAGCCACAACGATAGTGCCAACCACAGCATGAGCGCCGACTACCCCAGCCACAGCATGAGTGCCGACCACC GCCACAGCATGAGCGCTGACCACCACCCCAGCCACAGCATGAGCGCCAACCACAGCATGAGCGCTGACTACCCCAACCACAGCAGGAGC CATGAGCGCCGACTACCCCAACCACAATAG
- the LOC127603986 gene encoding histidine-rich glycoprotein-like: MSADYPNHSMSGDHHPSHNVSANHSMGADYPSHSMSADYPNHSMSADHNDGANHSMSADYPSHSMSADHNVSANNSMSADYPSHSMSGDHHPSHNVSANHSMGADYPSHSMSADYPNHSMSADHNDGANHSMSADYPSHSMSADYPSHNVSANNSMSADYPSHSVSANHSMSADYPSHSMSADHSMSADHNVSANHSMSADYPSHSMSADHNVSANSMSADYPSHSMSADHHPSHNVSANHSMSADYPSHSMSADHNVSANNGMSADHHPNHSMSADHHPNHSMSADHSMSPDHGMSADYPSHNVSASHSMSADHHPSHNVSANHSMSADHNQLNHLSDSLNLGYQNDSMDDDFVVIDI; this comes from the exons ATGAGCGCTGACTACCCCAACCACAGCATGAGCGGCGACCACCACCCCAGCCACAACGTGAGCGCAAACCACAGCATGGGCGCCGACTACCCCAGCCACAGCATGAGCGCCGACTACCCCAACCACAGCATGAGCGCCGACCACAACGATGGTGCCAACCACAGCATGAGCGCCGACTACCCCAGCCACAGCATGAGTGCCGACCACAACGTGAGCGCCAACAACAGCATGAGCGCCGACTACCCCAGCCACAGCATGAGCGGCGACCACCACCCCAGCCACAACGTGAGCGCAAACCACAGCATGGGCGCCGACTACCCCAGCCACAGCATGAGCGCCGACTACCCCAACCACAGCATGAGCGCCGACCACAACGATGGTGCCAACCACAGCATGAGCGCCGACTACCCCAGCCACAGCATGAGCGCCGACTACCCCAGCCACAACGTGAGCGCCAACAACAGCATGAGCGCCGACTACCCCAGCCACAGCGTGAGTGCCAACCACAGCATGAGCGCCGACTACCCCAGCCACAGCATGAGCGCCGACCACAGCATGAGCGCCGACCACAACGTGAGTGCCAACCACAGCATGAGCGCCGACTACCCCAGCCACAGCATGAGTGCCGACCACAACGTGAGCGCCAACAGCATGAGCGCCGACTACCCCAGCCACAGCATGAGTGCCGACCACCACCCCAGCCACAACGTGAGTGCCAACCACAGCATGAGCGCCGACTACCCCAGCCACAGCATGAGTGCCGACCACAACGTGAGCGCCAACAACGGCATGAGTGCCGACCACCACCCCAACCACAGCATGAGTGCCGACCACCACCCCAACCACAGCATGAGCGCCGACCACAGCATGAGCCCCGACCACGGCATGAGCGCTGACTACCCCAGCCACAACGTGAGTGCCAGCCACAGCATGAGTGCTGACCACCACCCCAGCCACAACGTGAGCGCCAACCACAGCATGAGCGCCGACCACAAC CAGTTGAACCACTTGAGTGATAGTCTCAACCTGGGCTACCAGAATGACAGCATGGACGATGACTTTGTGGTAATCGACATCTGA
- the hexdc gene encoding hexosaminidase D codes for MNNPPWLNGKKVIHLDLKGAPPKVEYIYQLIECFSRLGADGLLVEYEDMFPYEGELKLLQATSQPAYSRDQILAIQKVAKSKDMEIIPLVQTFGHLEFVLKHRPMWSLREVSNCVGTLNPHKEEGCKLVMEMLRQVVELHPDLNTLHIGADEVYMLGEGELSKLWLASSGCTVEQLFLNHVASVVKSIKKEWPHMSIIMWDDMMRGMSKDTLKASGIVGLVQPMLWDYTPNLDVDKTVSLLEKYYSAGMQDMWAASSFKGSTSVYTNVPSTQRHVDNHLQWLKVVGSVSPGLNIRGIAITGWQRYDHFSVLCELMPVGLPSLAACLQTLIHGQFSPEAKNKVSEMLGVSSVEVETMASALDNATLFPGRKLAESIVELDSILCNEDIRSFENNIYVRGWFSPYHRSRRMANPFITGQIQSQASMYLALLQQKADVVREEMRHLYPDSTAQEWIDEHVSPVTAPLWRILDEIAACATEIVP; via the exons ATGAATAATCCACCATGGCTGAACGGGAAGAAAGTTATTCACTTGGATCTGAAAGGTGCCCCTCCGAAAGTGGAATACATTTACCAG TTGATAGAATGCTTCTCTCGGCTGGGTGCCGATGGCCTGCTCGTGGAATATGAGGATATGTTTCCATATGAGGGAGAGCTGAAGCTACTGCAGGCCACATCACAACCTGCATACAG CCGTGATCAGATATTAGCCATACAGAAAGTTGCCAAATCTAAGGACATGGAGATCATACCACTTGTGCAGACCTTTGGCCATTTGGAG TTTGTGTTGAAGCATCGGCCCATGTGGAGCCTGAGAGAAGTGTCAAACTGCGTGGGCACCCTCAATCCCCATAAGGAAGAAGGATGTAAGCTTGTGATGGAGATGCTGAGGCAGGTGGTGGAGCTGCATCCAGATCTAAACACACTACATATCGGTGCGGACGAG GTGTACATGTTGGGTGAGGGGGAGCTGTCAAAACTGTGGTTGGCTTCATCTGGATGCACCGTGGAACAACTTTTCTTAAATCACGTTGCATCCGTTGTAAAATCCATCAAGAAAGAATGGCCTCATATGAGCATCATCATGTGGGATGATATGATGAGGGGTATGAGTAAGGACACGTTGAAAG CTAGTGGCATTGTCGGACTAGTCCAACCAATGCTGTGGGATTACACCCCAAATCTGGATGTGGACAAAACGG TATCGTTACTGGAGAAGTACTACAGTGCCGGTATGCAAGACATGTGGGCAGCCAGTTCCTTCAAAGGTTCCACCAGTGTTTACACCAACGTACCCAGCACACAGAGACATGTCGATAACCATTTGCAATGGTTAAAAGTGGTTGGATCTGTGTCCCCCGGCTTAAACATTAGGGGTATTGCCATCACAGGCTGGCAAAG GTATGACCACTTCTCGGTGTTGTGTGAGCTCATGCCTGTGGGTCTTCCGTCACTCGCGGCATGTCTCCAAACACTCATCCATGGCCAGTTTAGTCCCGAGGCTAAAAACAAAGTGTCTGAAATGTTGGGTGTCTCCTCCGTGGAGGTAGAGACCATGGCAAG TGCATTGGATAATGCCACCCTGTTCCCAGGAAGGAAACTAGCGGAGTCGATTGTGGAACTGGATTCGATTTTATGCAATGAGGATATAAGGTCTTTCGAAAATAACAT ATACGTACGCGGCTGGTTCAGTCCCTACCACAGATCAAGAAGGATGGCAAACCCTTTCATCACCGGGCAGATTCAGAGTCAAGCATCCAT GTATTTGGCTCTGTTGCAACAGAAGGCGGATGTTGTAAGAGAGGAGATGCGTCATCTTTATCCAGATTCCACAGCTCAAGAATGGATAGATGAACACGTCAGCCCAGTGACGGCTCCGCTTTGGAGGATTTTAGATGAAATCGCCGCATGCGCAACAGAGATAGTTCCataa
- the LOC127603992 gene encoding cytochrome b-245 chaperone 1 homolog, which produces MGYMAVEEHSSTMLHLKRSPGIRSWSLCIGMASIGLAAAYYSSDSIVWKLFYVTGCLFVAIQNMEEWEEAMFDKTNNVIQLKTISLYALILTLCKRGQEKVVLDLRHLHDVCVQEEKVRYLGKGYLVMLRLATGFSYPLTQSATIGGRSDVEAIAALLKRFLGLEERREQREMTAHAEEVSDFLDDSSDSEGEEEKR; this is translated from the exons ATGGGATACATGGCAGTAGAGGAGCACAGCTCTACAATGCTGCACCTGAAGAGAAGCCCTGGCATCCGTTCCTGGTCTCTTTGTATCG GTATGGCATCCATTGGGTTGGCGGCTGCCTACTACAGCTCCG ATAGCATCGTGTGGAAGCTTTTCTATGTCACCGGCTGTCTATTTGTGGCCATTCAGAACATGGAAGAATGGGAGGAGGCGATGTTTGACAAAACTAACAATGTGATTCAACTCAAGACCATTAGCTTGTACGCTTTAATTCTGACGTTATGCAAAAGGGGGCAAGAGAAAG TTGTTTTGGACTTGAGGCACCTACATGATGTCTGCGTCCAAGAAGAAAAGGTCCGATATTTGGGGAAAGGCTACCTCGTGATGTTGCGTCTGGCTACGGGTTTCTCCTACCCACTGACTCAGAGTGCCACAATTGGGGGGCGAAG CGACGTGGAGGCTATCGCTGCATTGCTCAAGCGCTTTTTGGGATTGGAGGAGCGGCGAGAGCAGAGAGAAATGACCGCACACGCAGAAGAGGTATCTGATTTTTTAGATGACAGCAGTGATTCCGAGGGTGAAGAAGAAAAACGTTGA
- the cstf1 gene encoding cleavage stimulation factor subunit 1 — translation MYRPKPTLKDRQHLYKLIISQLLYDGYTNIANSLVNEVKPPNVVSPSEQLVQLVKIGMENDDSAVQYAIGRSDTVAPGVGIDLEFDADVQTMSPEASEYETCYVTSHKGPCRVATYSRDGQLIATGSADASIKILDTERMLAKSAMPIEIMMNETAQQNMENHPVIRTLYDHVDEVTCLAFHPTEQILASGSRDFTLKLFDYSKPSAKRAFKYVQEAEMLRSISFHPSGDFLIVGTQHPTLRLYDVNTFQCFVSCNPVDQHTDTISGVSYNPTANSYVSCSKDGSIKLWDGVSNRCVTTFDKAHDGAEVCSAIFTKNSKYILSSGKDSVVKLWEISTGRMLVKYTGAGLSGRQMHRTQGVFNHTEDYVLLPDERTISLCCWDSRTAERKNLLSLGHNNIVRCIVHSPTNPGFMTCSDDFRARFWYRRTTTD, via the exons ATGTATCGTCCCAAACCAACTTTGAAAGATCGGCAGCATCTGTATAAACTCATCATAAGCCAACTGCTCTACGATGGATACACCAACATTGCCAACAGTTTAGTCAATGAAGTCAAACCTCCAAATGTGGTGTCACCATCTGAACAGCTTGTCCAGCTGGTAAAAATTG GTATGGAAAACGATGACAGTGCTGTGCAGTATGCTATTGGGCGATCTGATACAGTAGCGCCTGGTGTGGGAATTGATCTAGAATTTGACGCTGATGTCCAGACAATGTCTCCAGAGGCATCCGAGTATGAGACGTGCTATGTTACCTCTCATAAGGGCCCCTGTCGCGTTGCGACATATAGTCGGGATGGCCAGCTCATCGCCACAGGCTCCGCTGATGCTTCGATTAAGATCCTGGACACTGAGCGTATGCTGGCCAAGAGTGCCATGCCAATTGAG ATTATGATGAATGAGACAGCTCAGCAAAACATGGAAAATCACCCAGTGATTCGAACACTGTACGACCACGTCGATGAAGTCACCTGTCTGGCCTTCCACCCAACTGAACAGATCCTTGCGTCGGGCTCAAGGGATTTCACCCTGAAACTTTTTGACTACTCAAAGCCATCTGCAAAACGAGCATTTAAATATGTACAG GAGGCAGAAATGCTACGTTCCATCTCTTTTCATCCATCTGGAGATTTCCTTATAGTTGGGACACAGCACCCAACCCTGCGTCTTTATGACGTCAACACCTTTCAGTGTTTTGTGTCCTGCAATCCTGTGGACCAGCACACAGACACGATCAGCGGCGTAAGTTACAACCCGACGGCCAACAGCTACGTCAGCTGCAGCAAGGACGGCAGCATTAAACTGTGGGATGGTGTCTCCAATCGCTGCGTGACCACCTTTGACAAAGCTCACGATGGAGCAGAGGTCTGCTCAGCCATCTTTACCAAAAATTCCAAGTACATCCTTTCCAGCGGGAAAGATTCAGTGGTAAAATTGTGGGAAATATCAACGGGCCGAATGCTGGTGAAATACACAG GCGCGGGTCTGAGCGGCCGTCAAATGCATCGTACGCAGGGTGTGTTCAACCACACAGAGGACTATGTTCTCCTACCCGATGAGCGAACCATCAGCCTGTGCTGCTGGGATTCGCGTACAGCGGAAAGGAAAAACCTGCTGTCTCTGGGTCACAACAACATCGTCCGCTGCATTGTCCACTCGCCCACCAATCCCGGTTTCATGACTTGCAGCGATGACTTCAGGGCCCGTTTCTGGTACCGGCGCACCACCACAGATTGA
- the LOC127604949 gene encoding LIM domain-containing protein A-like: MDPVWFFVLLAQAVLMDTGLCFPAGQAESDAELKKGVPPTDVSLRSVFELLKSLDSALAQEDVLENEVELDAALGLGKALHLGMARGLKTKADSHDRVSEGRNKSQQETMSYNQKGDSSYEMDDSFSHNMSKERQNDAFGHDHHKMSKDHSMSQKNQNHTMSKDDPQNYSMSQDHPHNHTMSQKNQNHTMIQDYPQNHTYTMSQAHPQNHTYDNPQNHTMSQNHSYTMSQDYPQNHTYTMSQDYPQNHTYTMSQDYPQNHTYTLSLNRTMSQNYPQNHTMSQKNHIMSQDHPQNHTYTLSQNHTMIQKNHTMSQDHPQNHTYTMSQDYPQNHTYPMSQDYPQNHTMSQKNQNHTMIQNYTMSQKNHIMSQDYPQNHTYPMSQNYPQNHTMSQDYPQNHTMSQKNHTMSQDHPQNQEQTDV; encoded by the exons ATGGATCCAGTGTGGTTCTTTGTTCTTCTGGCACAAGCTGTCCTCATGGACACAG GCCTATGTTTTCCAGCTGGACAGGCTGAATCTGATGCGGAGCTTAAAAAAG GTGTGCCTCCCACTGACGTTAGTCTTAGGAGTGTTTTTGAGCTTCTCAAGTCTTTGGATTCTGCGCTGGCCCAAGAAG ATGTACTGGAAAACGAAGTGGAACTTGATGCTGCGCTTGGCTTGGGAAAAGCTTTGCACCTGGGCATGGCCAGAGGGCTCAAAACAAAGGCAGACAGTCACGACCGTGTGAGTGAGGGCCGCAATAAGAGTCAACAGGAAACTATGAGCTACAATCAAAAAGGTGACTCAAGCTATGAGATGGATGACTCCTTCAGCCACAACATGAGCAAGGAACGCCAGAATGATGCCTTCGGCCATGACCACCACAAGATGAGCAAGGACCACTCCATGAGCCAGAAGAACCAGAACCACACCATGAGCAAGGACGACCCCCAGAACTACTCCATGAGCCAGGACCACCCCCACAATCACACCATGAGCCAGAAGAACCAGAACCACACTATGATCCAGGACTACCCCCAGAACCACACCTACACCATGAGCCAGGCCCACCCCCAGAACCACACCTAC GACAACCCCCAGAACCACACCATGAGCCAGAACCACAGCTATACCATGAGCCAGGACTACCCCCAGAACCACACCTACACCATGAGCCAG GACTACCCCCAGAACCACACCTACACCATGAGCCAG GACTACCCCCAGAACCACACCTACACTCTGAGCCTGAACCGCACCATGAGCCAGAACTACCCCCAGAACCACACCATGAGCCAGAAGAACCACATCATGAGCCAGGACCACCCCCAGAACCACACCTACACTCTGAGCCAGAACCACACCATGATCCAGAAGAACCACACCATGAGCCAGGACCACCCCCAGAACCACACCTACACCATGAGCCA GGACTACCCCCAGAACCACACCTATCCCATGAGCCAGGACTACCCCCAGAACCACACCATGAGCCAGAAGAACCA GAACCACACCATGATCCAGAACTACACCATGAGCCAGAAGAACCACATCATGAGCCAGGACTACCCCCAGAACCACACCTATCCCATGAGCCAGAACTACCCCCAGAACCATACCATGAGCCAGGACTACCCCCAGAACCACACCATGAGCCAGAAGAACCACACCATGAGCCAGGACCACCCCCAGAACCAGGAACAAACAGATGTTTGA
- the fdxr gene encoding NADPH:adrenodoxin oxidoreductase, mitochondrial: MPAFKKLLSGVTLWTWRRSRWINRRGDAAFSSCRPKVCVVGSGPAGFYTAQHLIKGRQDVEVDIYEQLPVPFGLVRFGVAPDHPEVKNVINTFTQTAKHARCNFYGNVNVGKDVSVQELQEAYHAVILSYGAEGNRRMGIPGEDLAGVYSAKDFVGWYNGVPSCRELSPDLNCETAVILGQGNVALDIARILLSPTDILKKTDITQPALEALTESKVRRVLIVGRRGPMQVACTIKELREMVKLPGTRPELVQADFEGVAQALPDLPRPRKRLTELMFKAAVEPPAKDEQERRSKASRSWGLRFFRSPAMVLPNPDGTKAAAIRLAVNKLEGSGEAARAVLTDEVEDVTCGLVISSIGYKSLLIDPSVPFDSGKAIVPNQMGRVQQAPGLYCSGWLKTGPTGVIATTMNNSFDTARSLMEDLDSGNLDMSAAKSGAQRIRTLLEQRGVKPVTFSDWEKIDSVEVKRGESTGKPREKLLTVENMLQVAWA, translated from the exons ATGCCTGCCTTTAAAAAGCTGTTGAGCGGTGTCACATTGTGGACGTGGAGAAGAAGTAGATGGATAAATCGACGCG GAGATGCAGCATTTTCCTCATGCAGGCCAAAGGTGTGTGTTGTTGGCAGTGGCCCAGCAGGATTCTACACAGCACAGCACTTGATCAAA GGCCGTCAAGATGTTGAGGTGGACATTTACGAGCAACTACCCGTTCCTTTTGGCCTTGTCAGATTCGGTGTTGCTCCTGATCATCCAGAAGTGAAG AATGTCATCAACACATTCACACAGACAGCCAAACATGCACGCTGTAATTTCTACGGAAACGTGAACGTCGGGAAAGATGTGAGCGTTCAAGAGCTTCAAGAGGCGTACCATGCAGTAATACTA AGTTACGGCGCAGAGGGAAACAGGAGGATGGGGATACCTGGAGAAGATTTGGCCGGTGTTTACTCCGCCAAAGATTTTGTGGGCTGGTACAATGGCGTCCCAAGCTGTCGAGAG CTCAGCCCCGACCTGAATTGTGAAACAGCAGTCATTTTGGGACAGGGAAATGTGGCTTTGGACATCGCGCGAATATTATTGTCACCTACTGACATTTTAAAG AAGACCGACATCACTCAGCCTGCCCTTGAAGCTTTGACAGAGAGCAAGGTCCGCAGGGTGCTTATCGTCGGCAGGAGAGGACCCATGCAGGTTGCGTGCACTATCAAG GAGCTTCGAGAAATGGTGAAGCTACCAGGCACCAGACCCGAGCTGGTGCAAGCCGATTTTGAGGGCGTCGCTCAGGCACTTCCAG ACTTACCCAGACCGAGAAAACGTCTCACGGAGTTGATGTTCAAGGCAGCCGTCGAGCCTCCAGCAAAGGACGAACAGGAAAGAAGAAGCAAAGCCTCACGTAGTTGGGGACTTCGATTCTTCCGAAGCCCTGCCATGGTTCTTCCTAATCCCGACGGCACCAAGGCAGCCGCCATCCGATTGGCAGTCAACAAACTGGAG GGTTCAGGTGAGGCTGCTCGTGCGGTGCTCACTGACGAGGTAGAGGATGTGACCTGTGGCCTTGTCATTAGCAGCATTGGCTACAAGAGCCTCCTCATTGACCCATCGGTGCCGTTCGACTCTGGTAAAGCGATAGTCCCGAACCAAATGGGCCGTGTTCAACAAGCTCCAG GTCTTTATTGTAGCGGGTGGCTTAAAACAGGCCCAACAGGTGTGATCGCCACCACTATGAATAATAGCTTTGACACTGCACGATCCCTAATGGAAGACTTGGATTCAGGGAACTTGGACATGTCTGCTGCTAAGTCTGGGGCACAACGTATTAGAACTCTACTTGAGCAAAGAG GAGTGAAGCCTGTGACCTTCtcggattgggaaaagattGACAGTGTGGAGGTGAAGAGGGGTGAATCAACTGGAAAACCCAGAGAAAAACTGCTGACTGTGGAGAATATGCTTCAGGTGGCATGGGCTTGA
- the LOC127603991 gene encoding GATA zinc finger domain-containing protein 10-like, translating to MAAGWLLVVAAYAVLIDGALCATPGVKRDEFKAGLKKAVYPDGDSPRKAFEVLHSLLKLQNKGQRYRHSNYNVSNTQQQENATAQQQSYNMSGIQLHSDMSGGHEHHVFSPKHHRYNISSRPHQQNHNVSNDQQSYNMSTGQHIFSHQKPSYNLSTGHQHVFSHQKQHYNASSHQRNVSSPHQQSYNMSAGQHKVNRAQKPSHNMSSSSNQRTTTFSTQRPSDTSSAQQNENTIGHNQSDDVSGTYLGDSTDVLLVNV from the exons ATGGCTGCTGGTTGGCTCTTGGTTGTTGCGGCGTATGCTGTCTTGATAGATGGAG CCCTTTGTGCTACTCCTGGTGTTAAACGAGATGAATTCAAGGCTGGTCTTAAAAAAG CCGTTTACCCTGATGGTGATTCGCCGAGGAAGGCTTTTGAAGTGCTCCATTCTCTGTTGAAGCTACAAAATAAAG GTCAACGTTATCGCCACTCAAACTACAATGTGAGCAACACCCAGCAGCAGGAAAACGCGACCGCCCAACAGCAAAGCTACAACATGAGCGGCATCCAACTGCATAGCGACATGAGCGGCGGCCATGAGCACCACGTCTTCAGTCCCAAACACCATCGCTACAACATTAGCAGCAGGCCCCACCAGCAGAACCATAACGTGAGCAATGACCAGCAGAGCTACAACATGAGCACAGGACAACACATCTTCAGCCACCAAAAGCCGAGTtacaacttgagcactggccaCCAGCATGTCTTCAGCCACCAAAAGCAGCACTACAATGCGAGCAGCCACCAACGAAATGTCTCGAGTCCACACCAGCAGAGCTACAACATGAGCGCAGGACAACAC AAGGTCAACAGGGCCCAAAAGCCAAGCCACAacatgagcagcagcagcaaccaaCGGACCACTACCTTCAGCACCCAACGGCCGAGCGACACGAGCAGCGCCCAACAGAACGAGAACACAATCGGTCACAACCAGAGTGATGACGTGAGCGGCACCTATTTGGGTGACTCCACAGATGTTCTTCTTGTGAATGTATGA
- the narf gene encoding nuclear prelamin A recognition factor: MSEVSIGRRKEKCENCTKQCSKKQSDGEISSHQEGEQVNGQENEGSQLLLSACLSCDGCLSEEESLKISQQNLEEMERVLALNKKCDVTKHRVLVASVCPQSLPFFAIKFGVDIVEAAGKLCGFLKSLGVQFVFDTTLAAGFSIIESQKEFIQRYRRKHHDSHALPMFTSSCPGWIRYSERILGSLVTPHICTARSPQQIMGCLVKDYFSKQQKLNADKVYHMVVAPCFDKKLEAVREEFYNSLLESRDVDCVLTSGEIYYLMQQKKVSAEDMDSFPLDHVLGEAGDTALVRHEGRGSDGFLEHVFKYAAKELFGLDVHEITYKTLRNRDFQEVTLERDGETLLQFAAVYGFRNIQTLVHRMRKGRVPYQLVEVLSCPGGCLSGRGQAENETAGRVDKQLLQQMEEVYSSLPVALPEVNPTLQTLYQDWLQGQDSQPTCKLLHTQYKNQSQSPLQTPHMQW, encoded by the exons ATGTCTGAGGTCAGCATCGGGAGGCGCAAGGAAAAGTGTGAAAACTGCACCAAGCAG TGTAGCAAGAAACAGAGTGATGGTGAAATTAGCTCACACCAAGAGGGAGAGCAAGTCAACGGACAG GAGAATGAGGGATCACAGTTGTTGCTGAGTGCTTGTCTATCCTGCGATGGCTGTCTGTCTGAGGAGGAGAGCCTGAAAATATCTCAACAGAACTTGGAGGAGATGGAGCGGGTTTTGGCTCTTAACAAG AAGTGTGACGTGACAAAGCACAGGGTTCTGGTGGCATCAGTTTGTCCACAATCGCTGCCGTTTTTCGCCATCAAGTTTGGCGTGGATATCGTTGAGGCCGCCGGTAAACTTTGCGGTTTTCTCAAAAGCCTGG GAGTGCAGTTTGTGTTTGATACTACTCTGGCAGCAGGCTTTAGCATCATAGAGAGTCAAAAGGAGTTTATTCAGAGGTATCGCAGGAAGCACCACGACTCCCACGCACTGCCCATGTTCACCTCCTCCTGCCCTG GATGGATTCGCTATTCGGAGCGTATCCTCGGGAGTTTGGTCACACCTCACATCTGCACAGCAAGGTCTCCGCAGCAAATTATGGGCTGTCTCGTCAAAGACTACTTCTCTAAGCAGCAG AAGCTAAATGCGGATAAAGTGTACCATATGGTGGTGGCTCCCTGCTTTGACAAAAAACTGGAGGCTGTCCGAGAAGAGTTTTACAACAGTCTGCTGGAGAGCAGGGATGTGGACTGTGTCCTCACCTCAG GGGAAATTTACTACCTGATGCAACAGAAGAAGGTGTCTGCAGAGGATATGGACTCTTTTCCGTTGGACCATGT ccttggagaagctgGAGACACGGCCCTGGTTCGCCACGAAGGGCGCGGTTCCGACGGTTTCCTCGAACATGTGTTCAAGTATGCTGCCAAGGAGCTATTTGGCCTGGATGTCCACGAGATCACGTACAAGACCCTCAG GAACCGTGACTTTCAGGAGGTGACACTAGAGCGAGACGGCGAAACGCTGCTGCAGTTTGCGGCCGTTTACGGTTTCAGGAACATCCAGACTTTGGTGCACCGCATGAGGAAGGGAAGAGTGCCTTACCAACTGGTGGAGGTGCTGTCCTGTCCAGGAG GGTGCTTGAGTGGCCGTGGTCAAGCCGAGAACGAGACAGCGGGCCGCGTCGATAAACAACTGCTCCAGCAGATGGAGGAGGTCTACAGCAGCCTGCCTGTCGCTCTCCCGGAGGTCAACCCGACTCTGCAGACGCTTTATCAAGACTGGCTTCAGGGCCAGGATTCCCAGCCGACCTGCAAGTTACTACACACCCAGTACAAGAATCAGAGTCAGAGCCCTTTACAAACACCACACATGCAGTGGTGA